One part of the Lytechinus pictus isolate F3 Inbred chromosome 3, Lp3.0, whole genome shotgun sequence genome encodes these proteins:
- the LOC129256097 gene encoding cytosolic Fe-S cluster assembly factor nubp1-A-like — protein sequence MNSSDDKQDDALSGCPAETELAGRSSMCEGCPGQALCQQQSGVDPDQEFIDIRMNAILHKIIVVSGKGGVGKSTLAASLALALAQQKKRVGILDVDICGPSISQLMSVQGQKVINTQWGWKPLQSKHGKIKVMSVASLLDQAESAVVWRGPRKTQLIKQFLKNTFWGKLDYLIIDTPPGTSDEHLTVLKVLKNTRPDGAVIVTTPQTVAMDTIRKEIDFCNKMKLPILGLVENMSGFVCPCCQVWWFCVPLLPDGKCEGFCVLLF from the exons ATGAATTCATCAGATGACAAACAAGATGATGCACTGTCTGGATGTCCAGCAGAAACT GAACTAGCTGGTAGATCTTCCATGTGTGAAGGCTGTCCTGGACAGGCATTATGTCAACAGCAAA GTGGTGTGGACCCTGACCAAGAATTCATTGATATTAGGATGAATGCAATTCTACATAAGATAATTGTTGTTTCAGGGAAAGGAG GTGTCGGGAAGTCTACATTGGCAGCATCATTGGCCCTTGCTCTAGCTCAGCAGAAGAAAAGA GTTGGTATTCTAGATGTGGACATCTGTGGTCCAAGCATTTCACAACTCATGtcagttcaaggtcaaaaggtcatcaaTACGCAGTGGGGATGGAAACCTTTACA GTCTAAGCATGGCAAAATTAAAGTGATGTCTGTAGCATCTCTATTGGACCAAGCTGAAAGTGCTGTAGTGTGGAGAGGGCCAAGAAAGACTCAACTTATCAAACAATTCCTTAAGAACACCTTCTGGGGAAAGCTTGACTACCTTATCATAg ATACTCCACCTGGTACTAGCGATGAGCACCTGACAGTCTTAAAGGTTCTGAAGAATACCAGACCTGATGGAGCAGTCATAGTCACCACTCCACAGACAGTTGCCATGGACACAATACGCAAAGAgattgatttttgcaataagaTGAAGCTACCGATCTTAGGATTGGTGGAAAATATGAGTGGATTTGTGTGTCCATGCTGTCAGGTATGGTGGTTTTGTGTTCCCCTGTTACCAGATGGAAAATGTGAGGGGTTTTGTGTGCTCttgttttga